A window of the Streptomyces finlayi genome harbors these coding sequences:
- the serS gene encoding serine--tRNA ligase, translated as MIDLRLLREDPDRVRASQRARGEDVALVDALLSADELRRSSGVRFDELRSEQKQLGKLIPKATPDERAELLKKADQLKAEVRAADAAQDEADAAAKRLLLQLGNIVHEDVPVGGEEDFVVLETHGTIRDFGAEGFAPKDHLELGEALGAIDMERGAKVSGSRFYYLTGIGALLELALVNAAIAQATEAGFIPMLTPALVRPRAMEGTGFLGQASADVYHLEKDDFYLVGTSEVPLAAYHMDEIVEADKLPLRYAGFSPCFRREAGTYGKDTRGIFRVHQFDKVEMFSYVDPADAEAEHRRLLDWEKQWLTSLELPFQVIDVASGDLGASASRKFDCEAWIPTQGKYRELTSASNCDGFQARRLSVRMRDGKKVQPLATLNGTLCAVPRTIVAILENHQLADGSVRVPEMLRPYLGGREVLEPVSK; from the coding sequence GTGATTGACCTTCGCCTGCTCCGTGAGGACCCCGACCGTGTTCGCGCCTCCCAGCGCGCCCGTGGAGAGGACGTCGCGCTCGTCGACGCCCTTCTCTCCGCCGACGAGCTGCGCAGGTCGTCCGGCGTCCGCTTCGACGAACTCCGCTCCGAGCAGAAGCAGCTCGGCAAGCTGATCCCCAAGGCAACCCCGGACGAGCGTGCCGAGCTGCTGAAGAAGGCCGACCAGCTGAAGGCCGAAGTAAGGGCGGCCGACGCCGCCCAGGACGAGGCCGACGCCGCGGCCAAGCGGCTGCTCCTCCAGCTCGGCAACATCGTCCACGAGGACGTTCCCGTGGGCGGCGAGGAGGACTTCGTCGTCCTCGAGACGCACGGCACCATCCGCGACTTCGGGGCCGAGGGCTTCGCCCCGAAGGACCACCTTGAGCTCGGCGAGGCGCTGGGCGCCATCGACATGGAGCGCGGGGCCAAGGTGTCCGGCTCACGCTTCTACTACCTGACGGGTATCGGCGCACTGCTGGAACTCGCGCTCGTCAACGCCGCGATCGCGCAGGCCACCGAGGCCGGCTTCATCCCGATGCTGACGCCCGCGCTGGTCCGCCCCCGCGCCATGGAGGGCACCGGCTTCCTCGGCCAGGCGTCCGCGGACGTCTACCACCTGGAGAAGGACGACTTCTACCTGGTCGGCACCTCCGAGGTCCCCCTCGCCGCGTACCACATGGACGAGATCGTCGAGGCCGACAAGCTGCCCCTGCGGTACGCGGGCTTCTCGCCCTGCTTCCGCCGCGAGGCCGGCACGTACGGCAAGGACACCCGCGGCATCTTCCGCGTCCACCAGTTCGACAAGGTCGAGATGTTCTCGTACGTCGATCCGGCGGACGCCGAGGCCGAGCACCGGCGGCTCCTCGACTGGGAGAAGCAGTGGCTCACCTCGCTGGAGCTGCCCTTCCAGGTGATCGATGTCGCCTCGGGCGACCTGGGGGCCTCGGCTTCCCGCAAGTTCGACTGCGAGGCGTGGATTCCGACGCAGGGCAAGTACCGCGAGCTGACCTCCGCCTCCAACTGCGACGGCTTCCAGGCACGCCGCCTCTCCGTCCGGATGCGCGACGGCAAGAAGGTCCAGCCGCTGGCCACGCTGAACGGCACGCTCTGCGCCGTACCGCGCACGATCGTGGCGATCCTGGAGAACCACCAGCTGGCCGACGGTTCGGTGCGGGTCCCCGAGATGCTGCGCCCGTACCTCGGCGGCCGTGAGGTCCTGGAGCCGGTCTCCAAGTGA
- a CDS encoding HAD family hydrolase codes for MTAFPYKLVATDLDGTLLRDDGTVSGRTREALAAVTAAGAAHIIVTGRAVPWTRHILDDLGYEGLAVCGQGAQVYHAGEHKLLTSLTLDRQLAGLALSKIEAEIGPLALAASRDGLEGEVLVGPGYRVQDGPLPAVFVVDPAEMWTAPLNKVYIQHPELGDDALTKAAREAVGSLVDVVMAGPGVVEILPLGLSKATGLSLAARRLGLKAADTLAFGDMPNDIPMFGWARQGVAMANAHDDLKAVAHEITASNEHDGIAVVLEELLRTGRS; via the coding sequence GTGACGGCCTTCCCGTACAAACTCGTCGCCACCGATCTCGACGGCACGCTGCTGCGTGACGACGGCACGGTTTCCGGACGCACGCGCGAGGCGCTGGCCGCAGTCACCGCGGCCGGCGCGGCGCACATCATCGTCACCGGACGTGCCGTCCCGTGGACCCGGCACATCCTGGACGACCTGGGCTACGAGGGCCTCGCGGTCTGCGGTCAGGGCGCGCAGGTCTACCACGCGGGCGAGCACAAGCTGCTGACGTCGCTCACCCTGGACCGGCAGCTCGCCGGTCTGGCGCTGTCCAAGATCGAGGCGGAGATCGGCCCGCTGGCGCTGGCTGCCAGCCGTGACGGCCTCGAAGGCGAGGTCCTGGTCGGACCCGGTTACCGGGTCCAGGACGGGCCGCTGCCCGCCGTCTTCGTGGTCGATCCGGCCGAGATGTGGACCGCTCCGCTGAACAAGGTCTACATCCAGCATCCGGAGCTCGGCGACGACGCCCTGACGAAGGCCGCCCGGGAGGCGGTCGGCAGTCTGGTGGACGTGGTCATGGCAGGTCCGGGCGTGGTGGAGATCCTGCCACTGGGGCTGAGCAAGGCGACCGGACTGTCCCTGGCGGCCCGCCGACTGGGCCTGAAGGCGGCGGACACGCTGGCCTTCGGTGACATGCCGAACGACATCCCGATGTTCGGCTGGGCGCGGCAGGGTGTGGCCATGGCGAACGCGCACGACGATCTGAAGGCCGTGGCCCACGAGATCACCGCGTCGAACGAGCACGACGGCATCGCCGTGGTGCTGGAGGAGCTCCTCAGGACAGGGCGCTCCTGA
- a CDS encoding ABC transporter permease: MYDPTVARLTYRALLGRRRAAVLFILPVLLIVIAVAVRVFAGADDQVAANVLGGFALATMVPLIGVIAGTGAIGPEIDDGSIVYLLAKPVKRPTIIVTKLTVAIAVTMVFSALPTLLAGLILNGNGQQIAVAYTIAALVASIAYSALFLLLGTVSRHAVVFGLVYALVWEALFGSLVPGARTLSVQQWSLAVAQKVSGDGVITSDVGLPLATVLLAGITVAATWYAGQKLRALKLAGEE, encoded by the coding sequence ATGTACGACCCCACAGTCGCTCGGCTCACCTACCGGGCCCTGCTCGGCCGGCGCCGGGCCGCCGTTCTGTTCATCCTGCCCGTGCTGCTGATCGTGATCGCCGTGGCGGTCCGGGTGTTCGCCGGGGCCGATGACCAGGTCGCCGCCAATGTGCTGGGCGGCTTCGCCCTGGCCACGATGGTTCCCCTGATCGGTGTCATCGCGGGAACCGGGGCCATCGGGCCGGAGATCGACGACGGTTCGATCGTCTACCTGCTGGCCAAGCCGGTGAAACGCCCGACGATCATCGTCACGAAGCTGACCGTGGCCATCGCCGTCACGATGGTCTTCTCGGCCCTGCCGACCCTGCTCGCGGGCCTGATCCTCAACGGCAACGGTCAGCAGATCGCGGTGGCGTACACGATCGCGGCGCTGGTCGCCTCGATCGCGTACAGCGCGCTGTTCCTCCTGCTCGGCACGGTCAGCCGGCACGCGGTCGTCTTCGGTCTGGTCTACGCGCTCGTGTGGGAGGCGCTCTTCGGCAGCCTGGTGCCGGGTGCGCGGACGCTCAGTGTGCAGCAGTGGTCTCTCGCGGTCGCCCAGAAGGTGAGTGGGGACGGTGTGATCACCTCGGACGTCGGGCTGCCGCTGGCGACGGTGCTGCTGGCCGGCATCACGGTGGCCGCGACCTGGTACGCGGGTCAGAAACTGCGGGCACTGAAACTCGCCGGCGAGGAGTGA
- a CDS encoding ABC transporter ATP-binding protein, translating to MTTIEIDHTSRWFGNVVAVNDVSMTVGPGVTGLLGPNGAGKSTLINMMAGFLAPSTGTVTLDGRAIWRNETVYKEIGIVPEREGMYDFLTGREFVVANAELQGLGDEAAREALATVEMEHAQDRKISTYSKGMRQRVKMASALVHEPSVLLLDEPFNGMDPRQRMQLMELLRRMGAEGRTVLFSSHILEEVEQLASHIEVIVAGRHAASGDFRRIRRLMTDRPHRYLVRSSDDRALASALIADPSTAGIEVDLSERALRIQAVDFGRFTALLPRVAREHGIRLLTVSPSDESLESVFSYLVAA from the coding sequence GTGACCACCATCGAGATCGACCACACCTCGCGCTGGTTCGGCAACGTGGTCGCCGTCAACGACGTCAGCATGACGGTGGGCCCGGGTGTGACGGGCCTGCTCGGCCCGAACGGTGCGGGCAAGTCCACGCTGATCAACATGATGGCCGGATTCCTCGCCCCCTCGACGGGCACGGTCACGCTCGACGGCAGAGCGATCTGGCGTAACGAGACGGTCTACAAGGAGATCGGCATCGTCCCCGAGCGGGAAGGGATGTACGACTTCCTGACCGGCCGCGAGTTCGTCGTCGCCAACGCCGAACTGCAGGGTCTCGGCGACGAGGCCGCGCGCGAGGCCCTGGCCACCGTCGAAATGGAACACGCCCAGGACCGCAAGATCTCGACGTACAGCAAGGGCATGCGCCAGCGCGTGAAGATGGCGTCCGCGCTGGTCCACGAACCGTCCGTACTGCTGCTCGACGAGCCGTTCAACGGGATGGACCCGCGTCAGCGCATGCAGCTCATGGAGCTGCTGCGGCGGATGGGAGCGGAGGGCCGTACGGTCCTGTTCTCGTCGCACATCCTCGAAGAGGTCGAGCAACTGGCCTCGCACATCGAGGTGATCGTGGCCGGCCGCCATGCGGCGTCCGGTGACTTCCGGCGCATCCGCCGGCTGATGACGGACCGGCCGCACCGCTATCTCGTACGCTCCAGCGACGACCGCGCGCTCGCCTCGGCGCTCATCGCCGACCCGTCCACCGCGGGCATCGAGGTCGACCTGAGCGAACGTGCTCTGCGCATCCAGGCCGTGGACTTCGGGCGTTTCACCGCGTTGCTGCCGAGGGTGGCACGGGAACACGGCATCCGGCTGCTGACCGTCTCGCCGTCCGACGAGTCCCTCGAATCGGTCTTTTCCTATCTCGTAGCGGCCTGA
- a CDS encoding ABC transporter permease, which produces MSTDTGTVTGGDSSRIHNIGYRSYDGPRLGRAYARRSLFSQSLRGSFGLGRSAKSKVLPMLLCGVMCLVALIIVAVAIATPGMTKLPVKYTDFAIYLQAVIGLFIAAQAPQSVSRDLRFKSIPLYFSRPIERGDYVVAKYAAMASALFILTAAPLVILYAGALLAEFDFVAQTKGFGQGLVSVALLSVLFAGLGLVMAALTPRRGFGVAAVIAVLTITYGAVSTVQAIAWETGSTGAVPWLGLFSPITLIDGVQTAFLGATSAFPGGEGPGAGAGVAYLIVVLALVAGSYAVLMRRYRKVGL; this is translated from the coding sequence ATGAGCACCGACACCGGGACCGTGACCGGGGGCGACAGCTCCCGCATCCACAACATCGGATACCGCTCCTACGACGGTCCGCGCCTGGGACGCGCCTATGCGCGCCGCTCGCTCTTCTCGCAGTCCCTCAGGGGCTCGTTCGGACTCGGCCGCTCCGCGAAGTCCAAGGTGCTCCCGATGCTGCTGTGCGGGGTGATGTGCCTGGTCGCCCTGATCATCGTGGCCGTCGCCATCGCCACCCCCGGCATGACGAAACTGCCCGTCAAGTACACGGATTTCGCGATCTACCTGCAGGCGGTGATCGGGCTGTTCATCGCCGCCCAGGCACCGCAGTCCGTCTCCAGGGACCTGCGGTTCAAGAGCATCCCCCTGTACTTCTCCCGGCCGATCGAACGCGGTGACTACGTGGTCGCCAAGTACGCGGCCATGGCGTCGGCGCTCTTCATCCTCACCGCGGCACCGCTCGTCATCCTGTACGCGGGAGCGCTGCTCGCGGAGTTCGACTTCGTCGCCCAGACCAAGGGCTTCGGGCAGGGGCTGGTGTCGGTGGCTCTGCTGTCCGTCCTGTTCGCCGGTCTCGGCCTGGTGATGGCGGCTCTCACCCCGCGTCGCGGCTTCGGCGTCGCTGCGGTGATCGCCGTACTGACCATCACCTACGGCGCGGTCTCCACCGTCCAGGCCATCGCCTGGGAGACGGGGTCCACCGGCGCGGTGCCATGGCTGGGGCTCTTCTCGCCGATCACGCTGATCGACGGTGTCCAGACCGCGTTCCTCGGCGCGACCTCCGCCTTCCCCGGAGGGGAAGGCCCGGGGGCGGGCGCCGGAGTGGCGTATCTGATCGTTGTTCTCGCGCTCGTCGCCGGCTCTTACGCCGTACTGATGCGCCGCTACCGGAAGGTCGGGCTGTGA
- a CDS encoding ABC transporter ATP-binding protein: MIVTESLSKRFPRVTALDRLTLDIGPGVTGLVGSNGAGKSTLIKILLGLSPATEGRAAVLGLDVATSGAAIRERVGYMPEHDCLPPDVSATEFVVHMARMSGLPPTAARERTADTLRHVGLYEERYRPIGGYSTGMKQRVKLAQALVHDPQLVLLDEPTNGLDPVGRDEMLGLIRRIHTDFGISVLVTSHLLGELERTCDHVVVVDGGSLLRSSSTSDFTQTTTTLAVEVTDSDTHPDGTAALRKVLTGAGVPLIGLDGLDVEGLPGAGHILLVEAAGEETYDIVRDSVAGLGLGLVRMEQRRHHIAEVFRTEEAPQAAPAAPAASVGAATQKGNGS; this comes from the coding sequence GTGATCGTGACCGAAAGCCTGAGCAAGCGGTTCCCCCGGGTGACCGCGCTTGACCGGCTCACCCTGGACATCGGACCCGGCGTAACCGGCCTGGTGGGTTCCAACGGGGCCGGCAAGTCCACACTGATCAAGATCCTGCTGGGTCTGTCCCCCGCCACCGAGGGCCGGGCCGCGGTGCTCGGGCTCGACGTCGCCACCAGTGGCGCCGCCATCCGGGAGCGCGTGGGATACATGCCCGAGCACGACTGCCTGCCCCCAGACGTGTCGGCGACCGAGTTCGTCGTGCACATGGCCAGGATGTCCGGCCTGCCTCCCACGGCGGCGCGCGAGCGCACCGCCGACACGCTGCGCCACGTCGGTCTGTACGAGGAGCGCTACCGGCCCATCGGTGGCTACTCGACCGGCATGAAGCAGCGGGTGAAGCTGGCCCAGGCACTCGTCCACGACCCGCAGTTGGTCCTGCTCGACGAGCCGACCAACGGCCTGGACCCGGTCGGACGCGACGAGATGCTCGGTCTGATCCGCCGCATCCACACCGACTTCGGCATCTCCGTGCTCGTCACCTCCCACCTCCTGGGCGAACTCGAGCGCACCTGCGACCACGTGGTCGTCGTCGACGGCGGCAGCCTGCTGCGGTCGAGCTCCACCAGCGACTTCACCCAGACCACCACCACCCTCGCGGTCGAGGTCACCGACAGCGACACCCACCCCGACGGCACCGCCGCACTGCGCAAGGTCCTCACCGGAGCAGGAGTCCCGCTGATCGGCCTCGACGGCCTCGACGTGGAGGGGCTGCCGGGGGCGGGCCACATCCTCCTGGTCGAAGCGGCCGGCGAGGAGACGTACGACATCGTCCGCGACAGCGTCGCCGGGCTCGGACTCGGCCTCGTACGGATGGAACAGCGGCGTCACCACATCGCCGAGGTCTTCCGTACCGAAGAGGCGCCGCAAGCGGCTCCCGCGGCACCCGCCGCGTCCGTCGGCGCCGCAACGCAGAAGGGGAACGGTTCGTGA
- a CDS encoding M24 family metallopeptidase yields the protein MTFAAKDGKAPELRGFREVQRLAYDCAEAVAAQLRPGVTEREAARMQRDWLRERGVRDWFHLPFAWFGDRTAFAGFKVPLQFFPTSRKLEPGMPFILDMAPVHKGFTADIGYSGCLGLSPLHDRLLADLEAHRELILREVRERRSLREIYEDVERLMIRQGYANRHRAYPFGVIAHKVDRVTERRWSPHVFGFGTQSLKGLASDALHGHRDGWSPLWSPYRFSDHLPRPGLWAVEPHLGFRGTGAKFEEILVVTDSKDPEQSAFWLDDDLPHVRRWAEEKVTA from the coding sequence ATGACCTTCGCAGCGAAGGACGGAAAGGCCCCGGAACTGCGGGGGTTCAGAGAAGTGCAGCGCCTCGCGTACGACTGCGCGGAGGCGGTCGCCGCCCAGCTCAGGCCGGGGGTGACGGAGCGCGAGGCGGCGCGGATGCAGCGCGACTGGCTGCGTGAGCGCGGTGTGCGGGACTGGTTCCATCTCCCGTTCGCCTGGTTCGGTGACCGCACGGCGTTCGCGGGCTTCAAGGTGCCGCTGCAGTTCTTCCCGACCAGCCGGAAGCTCGAACCGGGCATGCCGTTCATCCTCGACATGGCCCCGGTCCACAAGGGGTTCACCGCCGACATCGGCTACTCCGGCTGCCTCGGACTCAGCCCTCTGCACGACAGGCTGCTGGCCGATCTGGAAGCGCACCGCGAGCTGATCCTGCGCGAGGTCCGTGAGCGGCGCTCCCTGCGCGAGATCTACGAGGACGTGGAGCGCCTCATGATCCGGCAGGGGTACGCGAACCGGCACCGGGCGTATCCCTTCGGGGTCATCGCCCACAAGGTCGACCGGGTCACCGAAAGACGCTGGTCGCCGCATGTCTTCGGATTCGGCACGCAGTCGCTCAAGGGGCTGGCGAGCGACGCCCTGCACGGCCACCGGGACGGCTGGTCGCCGCTGTGGAGCCCGTACCGCTTCTCCGACCACCTGCCGCGGCCGGGGCTGTGGGCGGTCGAACCGCACCTCGGGTTCCGGGGTACGGGCGCGAAGTTCGAGGAGATCCTGGTCGTCACTGATTCAAAGGATCCCGAGCAGAGCGCGTTCTGGCTCGACGACGATCTGCCGCACGTGCGGCGCTGGGCAGAGGAGAAGGTGACGGCGTGA
- a CDS encoding SDR family oxidoreductase: protein MKLREARERWVSTGGIELCVAELGDVSRPTVVLVHGYPDSKEVWSEVASRLADEWHVVLYDVRGHGRSTAPSPLRGGFTLEKLTDDFLAVADAVSPDRPVHVVGHDWGSVQAWEFATVKRTEGRIASFTSMSGPSLDHFGHWIKQRMSRPTPRRVGQLLGQGAKSWYVYMLHTPVLPELAWRGPLGKQWPRILQRMEKVPADGYPTPSLPQDAAHGAWLYRDNVRPRLRRPRTDAYAHVPVQLITPTEDFFLSESLYDQLELWAPQLVRRALPAKHWVPRTRPDQLSAWISEFVAANEAARQGGLPVQGTSATGAYADRFGGQLVLVTGAAGGIGRATAFAFAEAGARVVAVDRDGEGAARTAEMAQLIGSPAAWGETVDVSDEQAVEKLAEKVAREYGIVDVLVNNAGIGLSGSFLDTTSEEWKNVLDVNLWGVIHGCRIFGKQMADRGQGGHIVNLASAAAFQPSRALPAYSTSKAAVLMLSECLRAELAEKSIGVSAICPGIVNTNITATTRFAGTDATEEKRLRNRTGRLYGLRNYPPEKVADAILKAVVRNQAVVPVTPEARGARLLSRVSPGVLRGIARLKPPL, encoded by the coding sequence GTGAAGCTGCGTGAAGCGCGCGAGCGCTGGGTCAGTACGGGCGGCATCGAGCTGTGCGTCGCCGAGCTGGGCGACGTCTCCAGGCCGACGGTCGTGCTGGTGCACGGATACCCGGACAGCAAGGAGGTCTGGTCGGAGGTGGCGTCACGGCTGGCCGATGAGTGGCACGTCGTGCTGTACGACGTGCGCGGCCACGGCAGGTCGACGGCGCCCTCCCCCCTGCGGGGCGGTTTCACGCTGGAGAAGCTCACGGACGACTTCCTGGCGGTGGCGGACGCGGTGAGCCCCGACCGGCCGGTGCACGTGGTGGGACACGACTGGGGTTCGGTGCAGGCGTGGGAGTTCGCCACCGTCAAGCGGACCGAGGGGCGGATCGCCTCCTTCACCTCCATGTCCGGGCCCTCGCTCGACCACTTCGGTCACTGGATCAAGCAGCGCATGAGCCGGCCCACACCGCGCAGGGTCGGCCAGTTGCTGGGTCAGGGCGCCAAGTCCTGGTACGTGTACATGCTGCACACGCCGGTCCTTCCGGAGCTCGCCTGGCGCGGTCCCCTCGGAAAGCAGTGGCCGCGGATCCTCCAGCGCATGGAGAAGGTCCCCGCGGACGGCTATCCGACACCGTCGCTGCCCCAGGACGCCGCGCACGGCGCCTGGCTCTACCGTGACAACGTCCGGCCCCGGCTGCGCAGGCCGCGGACCGACGCGTACGCACATGTCCCGGTCCAGCTCATCACACCGACCGAGGACTTCTTCCTCTCGGAATCGCTTTACGACCAACTGGAGCTCTGGGCTCCGCAGTTGGTGCGCCGTGCGCTGCCGGCCAAGCACTGGGTGCCCCGGACCAGGCCGGACCAGCTGTCCGCCTGGATCAGTGAGTTCGTAGCCGCCAACGAGGCGGCGCGGCAGGGCGGTCTGCCGGTTCAGGGCACCTCGGCGACCGGGGCGTACGCCGACCGGTTCGGCGGGCAACTGGTCCTGGTGACGGGGGCGGCCGGGGGGATCGGCCGTGCCACGGCCTTCGCGTTCGCCGAGGCGGGCGCCCGGGTGGTGGCCGTGGACCGCGACGGGGAAGGTGCGGCCCGGACGGCGGAGATGGCTCAGCTGATCGGCTCACCCGCCGCGTGGGGCGAGACGGTCGACGTCAGCGACGAGCAGGCGGTGGAGAAGCTCGCCGAGAAGGTCGCCCGGGAGTACGGGATCGTCGATGTCCTGGTGAACAACGCCGGGATAGGCCTGTCCGGCTCCTTCCTGGACACGACGAGCGAGGAATGGAAGAACGTCCTCGACGTCAATCTGTGGGGTGTCATCCACGGCTGCCGGATCTTCGGCAAGCAGATGGCGGACCGAGGCCAGGGCGGCCACATCGTCAACCTGGCGTCCGCCGCGGCCTTCCAGCCCTCGCGGGCCCTGCCCGCGTACAGCACGTCCAAGGCAGCCGTGCTGATGCTCAGCGAGTGCCTGCGGGCCGAGCTGGCGGAGAAGTCCATCGGAGTCAGCGCGATCTGCCCCGGCATCGTCAACACGAACATCACGGCGACCACGCGGTTCGCCGGTACGGACGCGACGGAGGAAAAGCGCCTCAGGAACCGGACCGGTCGGCTCTACGGCCTCCGGAACTATCCGCCGGAGAAGGTCGCCGACGCGATCCTCAAGGCCGTGGTCCGCAATCAGGCCGTCGTGCCCGTCACCCCGGAAGCCCGGGGCGCACGGCTGCTGTCCCGGGTGAGCCCCGGGGTGCTGCGCGGCATCGCCCGTCTGAAGCCGCCGCTGTGA
- a CDS encoding MerR family transcriptional regulator: MTGGGAGGGGGPSAAEGRPDAEYRIEDLAHASGATVRTIRAYQDRGLLPTPERRGRANVYRYTHLARLRQIADLLERGYTLASIKELLEAWDAGRGLGGVLGLVAEVQGPWTDEEAGRISRAELDTRFGSTQDDTAVDEAVALGVLERVPGKEDEFLVPSPQELSVAAELYAAGVPLSAISGHLRELRGQVEHIASRFLEFTTEHVFARYLGHSPPTDADAAEAASMVRRLRPLAQQTVDAELARAMRMFATRHLNHHLGSEALNDDSSPRPVLLPAGTVRSVQALVGPERVEAFVAAATEREVQARTLDILAASHPKGK, encoded by the coding sequence GTGACCGGCGGCGGGGCCGGGGGTGGCGGCGGACCGTCGGCCGCGGAAGGCCGGCCGGACGCCGAGTACCGGATCGAGGACCTGGCCCACGCCAGCGGCGCCACGGTCCGCACCATCCGCGCCTACCAGGACCGGGGGCTGCTGCCCACGCCGGAACGGCGCGGCCGGGCCAATGTCTACCGGTACACGCACCTGGCCCGGCTGCGGCAGATCGCGGACCTCCTGGAGCGGGGCTACACCCTGGCCAGCATCAAGGAACTGCTGGAGGCGTGGGACGCCGGCCGCGGTCTGGGCGGTGTGCTCGGGCTGGTCGCCGAAGTGCAGGGCCCGTGGACCGATGAGGAGGCGGGCCGGATCTCCCGCGCCGAACTGGACACGCGGTTCGGATCGACGCAGGACGACACGGCCGTCGACGAGGCCGTGGCTCTCGGCGTACTCGAACGCGTCCCGGGAAAGGAGGACGAGTTCCTGGTGCCGAGCCCCCAAGAACTGTCCGTGGCAGCCGAGTTGTACGCGGCGGGCGTGCCGTTGTCCGCGATTTCCGGCCACCTCAGAGAACTTCGGGGCCAGGTCGAGCACATCGCCTCGCGCTTCCTGGAGTTCACCACGGAGCACGTCTTCGCCCGCTATCTCGGGCACAGCCCGCCGACGGACGCGGACGCGGCGGAGGCGGCGTCCATGGTGCGACGGCTCCGCCCGCTCGCCCAGCAAACGGTCGACGCCGAACTGGCCCGTGCGATGCGGATGTTCGCCACCCGCCACCTGAACCACCACCTGGGCTCCGAGGCACTGAACGACGACAGCTCGCCACGCCCCGTCCTTCTGCCCGCCGGGACAGTGCGCTCCGTCCAGGCGCTGGTTGGGCCTGAGCGGGTGGAGGCGTTCGTGGCGGCGGCCACGGAACGCGAGGTACAAGCCCGCACATTGGACATTCTTGCCGCATCCCACCCAAAGGGTAAGTAA
- a CDS encoding RNA 2'-phosphotransferase, translating into MDDQRAVSVSKFLSRHLRHQPELIGLTLDAQGWVPIDDLLRATARQGFALTRGELEHVVAANDKQRFAVDGDRIRASQGHSVPVELGLPPAEPPAYLYHGTVGRALARIRAEGLRPMDRHHVHLSPDRGTATRVGARRGRPVVLSVDAGAMNRAGHVFHVSANGVWLTDAVPPAFLRLRD; encoded by the coding sequence ATGGACGACCAACGTGCCGTCAGCGTGTCGAAATTCCTCTCGCGTCACCTCAGACATCAGCCGGAGCTCATCGGCCTCACGCTCGACGCCCAGGGCTGGGTACCGATCGACGACCTCCTGCGCGCGACCGCCCGACAGGGATTCGCCCTCACACGAGGCGAGCTGGAGCACGTGGTCGCGGCCAACGACAAACAGCGCTTCGCCGTGGACGGCGACCGCATCCGGGCGAGCCAGGGACACAGCGTCCCCGTGGAACTCGGGCTGCCTCCTGCCGAGCCGCCCGCGTACCTCTACCACGGCACTGTCGGCCGTGCCCTGGCCCGGATCCGCGCGGAAGGTCTGCGCCCCATGGACCGCCACCATGTCCACCTCTCGCCGGACCGCGGAACCGCGACCCGCGTCGGTGCGCGCCGGGGCCGTCCCGTCGTCCTGTCGGTGGACGCGGGGGCGATGAACCGGGCGGGCCACGTCTTCCACGTCAGCGCCAACGGGGTCTGGCTGACCGACGCCGTACCACCGGCATTCCTGCGCCTGCGCGACTGA
- a CDS encoding DNA-binding protein — protein MSGTLVLDSEALTKLSRRHRDMTVWLDVARRLDLLVVTSAATLVEARDPKVPQAAFDHAVSLAKVRPVSEEIARAASRLLAAESLHGHRYAIDAMLAATAHAEHGDVTVITSDTDDLRRLCRPRIAVEPV, from the coding sequence ATGAGCGGGACTCTCGTTCTCGACAGCGAGGCCCTCACCAAGCTCTCCCGCCGGCACCGCGACATGACCGTATGGCTGGACGTCGCCCGCAGACTGGACCTGCTCGTCGTGACGAGCGCCGCCACGCTGGTGGAAGCACGCGACCCGAAGGTGCCGCAGGCAGCGTTCGACCATGCCGTTTCCCTGGCCAAGGTGCGCCCCGTCTCGGAGGAGATCGCACGTGCGGCAAGCAGACTGCTCGCCGCGGAAAGCCTGCACGGCCACAGATACGCCATCGATGCGATGCTCGCGGCTACGGCTCACGCGGAGCACGGCGACGTCACTGTCATCACGAGCGACACGGATGACCTGCGCCGTCTGTGCCGCCCTCGCATCGCCGTCGAGCCGGTCTGA